One Panicum virgatum strain AP13 chromosome 9K, P.virgatum_v5, whole genome shotgun sequence genomic region harbors:
- the LOC120652402 gene encoding glutathione S-transferase T2-like: MHSVDCVDGNSKSGPTFWGQISDTYNATTDPLRHRTAKQLKDHWSMYNARVSLFNAIYNQEVSKRQSGADDDMVMDEAKARYARRAGHEFKLFHLWEAVRHQPKWSVKHGGGPNIDVSKRSRLGTSGEYSSGSRETDEEVNRPPGRDRSKAAARKGKGKVGSSSHTSTDSAEMGEKLEDLCKITHEYAQAKLWKQWNILSSRSTDGMTDAQKKVHDRALKRLQQQLHLNDDDE, from the coding sequence ATGCACTCGGTCGATTGCGTGGACGGAAACAGCAAGAGCGGCCCAACCTTTTGGGGCCAAATAAGCGACACCTACAACGCCACCACTGACCCACTCCGACACCGCACCGCCAAGCAACTGAAGGATCATTGGTCCATGTACAATGCACGGGTCTCCTTGTTCAATGCAATATACAACCAAGAAGTGTCGAAGCGGCAAAGTGGAGCCGACGACGACATGGTGATGGACGAAGCCAAAGCAAGGTATGCACGAAGGGCTGGCCATGAGTTTAAGCTTTTTCATTTGTGGGAAGCTGTCCGTCACCAGCCGAAATGGTCAGTGAAGCATGGTGGTGGGCCGAATATAGACGTGTCGAAGAGATCACgtctcggaacttccggtgagtATAGCTCCGGCTCTCGGGAGACCGACGAGGAGGTGAACCGTCCCCCGGGTCGTGATAGATCGAAGGCGGCTGCGCGGAAGGGTAAGGGGAAGGTAGGCTCAAGCAGCCATACTTCTACTGATTCCGCAGAGATGGGTGAAAAGTTGGAAGATCTTTGCAAGATCACCCACGAGTACGCTCAAGCAAAACTGTGGAAGCAGTGGAACATACTCAGTTCACGCTCGACGGACGGTATGACGGATGCTCAGAAGAAGGTTCATGACCGAGCGTTAAAACGTCTGCAACAACAGCTTCACctcaacgacgacgacgagtag
- the LOC120652403 gene encoding uncharacterized protein LOC120652403 has product MAATAVAASLSVARGLGKPLRAGGSSGASSLRVVSPRGRVAVVRASSSAQSPAKEWAAAAAVAAALVLPEVAEAAQPGISPSHKNFLLSIVSGGVVLVAIVGAVVAVSNFDPVKRG; this is encoded by the coding sequence atggccgccaccgccgtcgcggcGTCTCTGTCCGTGGCCCGGGGGCTCGGGAAACCCCtccgcgccggcggcagcagcggcgcgtcGTCGCTCCGCGTCGTCTCGCCCCGTGGCAGGGTGGCCGTCGTCCGGGCGTCGTCGtccgcgcagagcccggccAAGGagtgggcggccgcggcggccgtcgcggcggcgctggtgctgcCGGAGGTCGCGGAGGCCGCGCAGCCGGGGATCTCACCCTCGCATAAGAACTTCCTCCTCAGCATCGTCTCCGGCGGGGTCGTGCTCGTCGCCAtcgtcggcgccgtcgtcgccgtctcCAACTTCGACCCTGTCAAGCGGGGCTGA
- the LOC120652401 gene encoding serine/arginine-rich-splicing factor SR34-like isoform X1 has protein sequence MSRRWSRTIYVGNLPGDIREREVEDLFYKYGRIVDIDLKVPPRPPGYAFVEFENPRDAEDAIAGRDGYNFDGHRLRVEPAHGGRGNASSYDRSGGFGGGARRGVSKHSEYRVLVSGLPSSASWQDLKDHMRKAGDVCFSEVYREGGGTIGIVDYTNYDDMKYAIKKLDDTEFRNAFGRAYIRVKEYDGKRGRSYSRSRSPSRSYSRSRSPSKSPRARRSASRSRSRSVSSRSRSASKGRSPSRSPARSKSPNASPANGEAASPKKQSPSRSPSGSRSPDAKPE, from the exons ATGAGCAGGCGCTGGAGCCGCACGATCTACGTCGGGAACCTCCCGGGCGACATCCGGGAGAGGGAGGTGGAGGATCTCTTCTACAAG TATGGGAGAATTGTTGACATTGACTTGAAGGTTCCCCCGAGGCCACCTGGTTATGCTTTTGTTGAG TTCGAAAATCCTCGTGATGCTGAAGATGCAATTGCTGGGCGGGATGGATACAATTTTGATGGACACCGCCTAAGA GTCGAACCCGCTCACGGTGGTAGAGGTAATGCTTCCTCATATGACCGTTCAGGTGGCTTTGGTGGTGGAGCACGACGTGGTGTGTCAAAGCACTCAGAGTATCGTG TTCTTGTCAGTGGACTGCCTTCTTCTGCATCATGGCAGGATTTGAAG GATCATATGCGGAAGGCTGGTGATGTTTGTTTCTCTGAAGTGTACCGTGAAGGCGGTG GCACCATTGGAATTGTGGACTACACAAACTATGATGACATGAAATATGCT ATAAAGAAGCTGGATGATACTGAATTCAGGAACGCCTTTGGGCGAGCTTATATAAGG GTGAAGGAATATGATGGCAAGCGTGGTCGCTCCTACTCACGTAGCCGAAGCCCAAGTCGTAGCTACAGCAGAAGCAGGAGCCCGAG CAAATCACCAAGAGCTCGCCGCTCAGCATCTAGATCCCGGTCGAGGTCTGTTTCTTCCCGTTCAAGGTCTGCATCAAAAGGGCGTTCTCCGTCAAG ATCACCAGCAAGATCCAAATCTCCTAATGCTTCT CCAGCAAATGGTGAAGCAGCAAGCCCCAAGAAGCAGAGCCCAAGCAGAAGCCCATCTGGCTCACGCTCTCCTGAT GCGAAACCTGAATAA
- the LOC120652401 gene encoding serine/arginine-rich splicing factor SR34A-like isoform X2 — MSRRWSRTIYVGNLPGDIREREVEDLFYKYGRIVDIDLKVPPRPPGYAFVEFENPRDAEDAIAGRDGYNFDGHRLRVEPAHGGRGNASSYDRSGGFGGGARRGVSKHSEYRVLVSGLPSSASWQDLKDHMRKAGDVCFSEVYREGGGTIGIVDYTNYDDMKYAIKKLDDTEFRNAFGRAYIRVKEYDGKRGRSYSRSRSPSRSYSRSRSPSKSPRARRSASRSRSRSVSSRSRSASKGRSPSSTLVPSIK, encoded by the exons ATGAGCAGGCGCTGGAGCCGCACGATCTACGTCGGGAACCTCCCGGGCGACATCCGGGAGAGGGAGGTGGAGGATCTCTTCTACAAG TATGGGAGAATTGTTGACATTGACTTGAAGGTTCCCCCGAGGCCACCTGGTTATGCTTTTGTTGAG TTCGAAAATCCTCGTGATGCTGAAGATGCAATTGCTGGGCGGGATGGATACAATTTTGATGGACACCGCCTAAGA GTCGAACCCGCTCACGGTGGTAGAGGTAATGCTTCCTCATATGACCGTTCAGGTGGCTTTGGTGGTGGAGCACGACGTGGTGTGTCAAAGCACTCAGAGTATCGTG TTCTTGTCAGTGGACTGCCTTCTTCTGCATCATGGCAGGATTTGAAG GATCATATGCGGAAGGCTGGTGATGTTTGTTTCTCTGAAGTGTACCGTGAAGGCGGTG GCACCATTGGAATTGTGGACTACACAAACTATGATGACATGAAATATGCT ATAAAGAAGCTGGATGATACTGAATTCAGGAACGCCTTTGGGCGAGCTTATATAAGG GTGAAGGAATATGATGGCAAGCGTGGTCGCTCCTACTCACGTAGCCGAAGCCCAAGTCGTAGCTACAGCAGAAGCAGGAGCCCGAG CAAATCACCAAGAGCTCGCCGCTCAGCATCTAGATCCCGGTCGAGGTCTGTTTCTTCCCGTTCAAGGTCTGCATCAAAAGGGCGTTCTCCGTCAAG CACCCTGGTGCCGTCAATTAAGTGA
- the LOC120652406 gene encoding uncharacterized protein LOC120652406, producing MAGAADEYYYGGGGGPRGAPHGLLLAVVVGLVVAGPLFLGDGGEALTDAVAELLSPVGLLLLPVCLLFLIRVLSSDRGAAALADVFAFGGSPDAVHRVGGSPVGVALMLLLILALLYYRSSLLGGDGGDDE from the coding sequence atggccggcgcggcggacgaGTACTActacggcggcgggggcggcccgCGCGGGGCGCCGCACGGTCTGCTGCTGGCGGTGGTGGTTGGGCTGGTGGTGGCGGGCCCGCTGTTcctgggcgacggcggcgaggcgctgaCGGATGCCGTGGCGGAGCTGCTGAGCCCGGTgggcctgctcctcctccccgtgTGCCTGCTCTTCCTCATCCGCGTCCTCTCCTCCgaccgcggcgccgcggcgctggCCGACGTCTTCGCCTTCGGCGGGTCCCCCGACGCCGTCCACCGCGTGGGCGGCTCCCCCGTCGGCGTCGCGCTCatgctcctcctcatcctcgcgCTGCTCTACTACCGCTCCTCGctcctcggcggcgacggcggcgacgacgagtaG